A stretch of DNA from Amylolactobacillus amylophilus DSM 20533 = JCM 1125:
TTTTTTTAGTTGCTCATTCGATTTATATAAATCTTCATAATAATTTATCTACATTCCCTTTAGTAACGTGTAACTTTCCAAATTTACAAAAGCGACTCATAGAATTATTTCCTCCCGTTAAATAATAGATAACTATTAAAAATAGACAATACTTGCTCATAAGTAACGGTACTTAAATTGTTTACTTTGGCGTGTTTCATTGCTTGATGAAACTGATTTTTAGTAAACAGTTGACGATATTCTCGATTGACCCATTTTGAAACAAAGTACGTATATAGCTTCCAATATTTATCTGGAACATCTGTGGTATGGCGGGTAAGTTTTATTAAGACACTGTTTACTTTTGGTTTAGGATGAAAGCATTCCGCTGGCAGCTTAAGCAATTGCTGAATCGAGACTTGAGTGTGCAAGAGCAACCCTAGTGTTCGGTGAATATCCAAGGTACGCTTGTAGAATCCTTCTTCAACAATCAGATAGATGTCAGACGCATGGCTTTCAAAAACCACTTTTTTAATAATTTGTGTGCTTAAATGGTAAGGAATATTCCCAACAATTTTATACCTCTGTTTGTTAGGGAATTGAAACTGTAGAATATCTTGGTGAATTAAAGTGACACGAATGTTCAGTTTTAATTTTTCTGACGATAAGTTGAATAGATGACTGTCTAATTCAATAGACGTTACCTGTTTACTTATTTTAGCCAGTTTCGTCGTTAAATGCCCTTTACCTGTTCCAATTTCGTAAACGGTATCGGTTTCTTTTAAATTCAATTGTTTTATTATTTGGTTGAGTACTTTTTCACTCGTTAAAAAGTTTTGAGAATATTTTATATTTTTGTTCATGTAATCACTCCTGAAGTGATTACATCTGTAAATAAATACAGAAGTTAAATGATTTGTTTGTAATTTTAGTTATCTGTTTAAAAAGTCATAAGATTAGTCACTGGTAGGAATTAATCTAACGTATTTATTTATCTGCGTAATCACTGTTTTTAGTCTGTTTCAAAACAGTAGATGTTTTATCTACATTACGCATTTTGAATACCAACATGACGAATCCCTCCTTCTTAATTACAAATTTTTAGCATCTAATTTAACTTCAATTCCTATTATACAAAATTTTAAGATAATGCACTATCAACACACTCTTAAGTTTGCTTCTAAGTCTTATTTCCATAACTTTAGGGTTAACCATACGCAAGACCAATCACTCTCGGACAATACTCATGATTTTAATGATAAAATCCATGTTAAACCCATAGATAAGAAATACACCTGCAATAACCGTTACCTGTTTGTGCCAATTTAAAAATGCACCACTTTTTTATAATTAAAACGGTTGAAAACTGTACCACTAATAACTCACAATAGAGAGATGTCACCGTCAAGTTAAATGTACAAAATAACAGCGAAATTTTTAAATCTATTTCTTATCGATACAAATTCCTCGTAGGCGCTCGGGACCCCTAATAGTATCAAGATAAGAAGAAAAGGGTATTTTGCTCCGCAAAAACCCTTTTAAAAACCGTGG
This window harbors:
- the erm(B) gene encoding 23S rRNA (adenine(2058)-N(6))-methyltransferase Erm(B), with the protein product MNKNIKYSQNFLTSEKVLNQIIKQLNLKETDTVYEIGTGKGHLTTKLAKISKQVTSIELDSHLFNLSSEKLKLNIRVTLIHQDILQFQFPNKQRYKIVGNIPYHLSTQIIKKVVFESHASDIYLIVEEGFYKRTLDIHRTLGLLLHTQVSIQQLLKLPAECFHPKPKVNSVLIKLTRHTTDVPDKYWKLYTYFVSKWVNREYRQLFTKNQFHQAMKHAKVNNLSTVTYEQVLSIFNSYLLFNGRK
- a CDS encoding 23S rRNA methyltransferase attenuation leader peptide; this translates as MLVFKMRNVDKTSTVLKQTKNSDYADK